AGAATAAAAACTTACGCCTTATCGAACACAAGAATACTACGATCTGTTACTTTTTGCCCGAAATAGTTGGCGAAAAACAAGAAACCGTACTGGCCTCCAATAAAAGATCCAGCTGCTAATAATTCCTCAAAATCGTCCAACACTAAGATAGCCTCAATTagctaaaaaataacaaaacgcCAAGCAAATCGAAAAAGCATTTTGATGCAAAAAGTAATCGTAGAGAAAAGATTGTTTATTAGAAAAAGTAACTTACGCGAAACATGTTAATGGTTATCGCAATCACACCAAGCACGAGCACAATTAAGTACGTTGAGATAAACGTGGATactaaataatctaaaaatctaCAAGAACGAAAAgccgtataaattaattacaaacagTGAAAAAgcgcattaaatttttttataataaagatttgtagaaaaaacttttactaATCTCTCAGTAAACTAAATTAAAGTGTTTCACGCCACCGTTATGATTTGTACACTCACTCGACACTTCTTCTGTGGATATTTATGGCCTCTACAATCCTCGCATGAACTATAGCATATTTTTCACTGTCAGACATGGAGGACTTTACATCATCAAAAGCATGTTTCAAACgataactataaatataaaattgcattatttttatataaaagagataagatattaattcattttacataaatgtatatttatatgtaaaagtatATACAAAGTGATCATTGGAAAGGTGTCCAAAGTAAATTGCTATAACTTTGCAATAATTAGGCAGAATAATATAACTAAACATCATTTTGTAGAGTAAacttgtcaattttattacatatagcATGAAaaacgtatataataattaaatatttaaaataaacattggaaaaaaaatactataaatcTGTCTAAGTGttcaatgataaatattttttaagtgttGTCTATTGGAATCGGCAAAAACTCaaaagtttttcaaaattgttaaatatactttttaatataactgaGAAAATACCCTAAATGCATTTTCGAATACTCTGTTTCAGCTTATCATTGTTTTTCAATggataacatttttaaaatatttatcactgaGCGCTCAAACAAAtttgtagtattttttatattgtttactttaattacttaattattgtacattcttttcatattatataaagttgaCGGGttacaaatgaataaaattgacGGGTTTTCTTTATGAAATAACGTTTAATTCATTTCATTTTGTCCATTCGTTGCcaagtaataacaatttacttTAGACACCGTTCCAATGGTCACCctgtattatcatttttttaaatcatttataacACGGAATATGatttgtaacaataattaactgttaaagcaaaaaattaatgtcaatATTTGGTGATAAAATcatgaaatatgatttataaaattgatttatttagatttaaatgtTCCAATGTttggataaaataaagtaaatgaaaATGTATGCACACGCTGCCaattttggaaattatttaaaaatttctcaccTAGCTACTTCAAATAATCCACAAGCATGATGAACATATACCATGTTTAGTGATTCGGTGGCAAGTACCATAGTTACGCCTAATAGGGCTAGCAACGATTGATGTATCAGAATaggataaaaatgtttctgctCGTCGAGAATATAATATTCCGCTAAGATGGGCAGTCTTCTTGAACGGGACTCATTTAAAGGATGAACAAAATCGAGAAAGCCCGGCAAGTAGAAGCCGAAAACAAAGCAAAGCAAAAGAGGGGAGCTTGCAGCTAAAACAATACGTTACATCATCATATATGCATGATCTAAATACCGAATATACATACACGCGATTCAAATTTACGcgattgtaatttaaattacaatatctGTGATGTCCTACCAAAAAATACTATCGTGTATCGCATTCCGATAATGGTGTAGTATCGTATAATCTCACATTCTTTCTCGTCCTCCAACGTATTCCAGTCATGCTGTATTCTTTCCAACATATCTCTCACCTAACGATATCGTTGATAATTATACGTCAacgcaattaatattatattttaattaaagttataaatatattgtaatctAAATGAATTTCTGGATACACTCTTACTttgtcaatattaataatgtaactgataaattttaagagaTAGATGTGAGAAGGAACAGCATATGTCAGATTATACAGAAGGCGATCGAGATCATGAACTGTGTTCTGTAATTTGGCGAgctgcataataaaattttaattacacatCACATTGACTTATTGATTCAACcgaaaaaatgtcaaaataaaaaaaaaataactaaagtTTAGAGAACTaatgtttatagaaaaaatgaaaaaaatggtacattataaacatttaaaaaatcaatatgagaactaaagtaaatataactttaaataaataacaaagtttGCCATTTATATCtagaaactttaaattttatataatatttttcaaaaaaatttttgaaaaaaggtTTGAATTActttgacaaataataaatatttttatgcaatattaatattaatcttatatttaaatcattgtattaaaaaatgtaaacgtTACCTGAGTAACGCAAGAAGACGCGATGACCGAGATCGAAAATGCCctgtaaatgtttatatatatggAATTGTTGTAGGGCCACAGTCCTAACATCTCTAGAACGAATCGATTGACTTTATAGTAACGCTGACCGTCGAAGTTCATTTGGCCTTAAATGTTCCGCTACATTTGTCATGAGTCATGCAGAAGGGGCTTTTATTACCCTCCCTGAGGGTTTCGTTTTTCTCACCAACATTCGTTATTGATTATCATCACTTTCATATATTTCTCGTGCAAAAATTTCATGAGTTTATTTCAGAGTTCGTGGTAAAAAAGAGGGATATGATGAAGAAGGGGAATGACGCAAAATGCGTGACGGAAAAGAGAAGTTtgctgttttattattaatttagggAGAAGACAAAATTCACGCAAGCGCAATTGTCACTTTGAGGCGCGTGTTTTCATTCTCACTCAAGCTGCTGAACTGTAAAAGTCACATTGTTTTATGGGactatatattacttttttatattattattaaagaagatactaaaaaacgaataatatctaattcaaggacaaatattaaaaaggtttgttaattaatattgttaatttaattagtgaTTAACATTCGtagttacaaaaatttttcatttattgttGATTATTGcataatcatttattaatttaaattatatgattattaatgggatgcaaataaaaaaaatctcaaaattaatttatggtGTATATAGTACgcggtaaaaataatttcgaaaagcaaagaaatttattttgatcaaacttattttattaatacaatttttattgtagtAATATATGCAAAACGGCACACATGCAATACTGAATGCATTCTAAATGCgaattgaatttttgaaacGTGGCTATCATTCTTTTCATTCTTGTATTTGCACGGAGTGAAGAACCATAAAGTAGGACATGGCCATACTCATGAGCTGTAATAAACATTCttaatgtttttctttcttaagaTATTGGtcaaaattaagttttctCATATAATGCACTTCTTACTGTAGCAAAACCTTCTAATGATGCATCAAATAAACCGCCAGCTGTTAAAGCACTCTTTTTGTTACTTCTTTGCATTATGAACAGCATCAATTTTTGCATCCACAATGGCGCTACGTGCCATTGCGTATTATatctgttaatatttatggatTTATagatgcaattaataatattatttcaataattaattaaataaattttttaatttttaccgaattttgtatttacggtgaacatttaataaaatattttatacagggtgatcCATTTTAAATGACGCATTGAGGTTTCTCGAAAACCAAGGTTTTCAATGAAAAACGTTTCGTATAAAAGTTTTGTAGTTTCGAGGGGGACATAAGATGGTGCCATtagtttgatttttaatagtcGTTTGAAGGTCACGTGAAAGTCACCATCAATTTCTTAAATGGACATCCCCATTTGTCATTATATAATCTTGTAGCGGAAGTCAAGGCATTTGTCCTCCTCGACACTACAAAACTTTGGaccaaacatttttcaatgaaaGCCTTGGTTTTCGAGAAATCTCAACgcgtatttaaaattgtgttattCAGGgggtatatttttaattattcatatgtaCATTACAAagcattattagaattatgtgAATAGAATGCTAGAAagcatgaatatatttataacttacgTTATCTGATGAATGTCAAGACTAGcatctataatattttgtccGACATAATTTCCcagaaataagtaatataattgtacaaatataatGCCAACACTTATCAGTAAttctattacattatttaagaCTGTTGTCGCGTAAAGAAActgaaaataacattatttgttaattgtacattttttttttgtacttctGTTTATATATTCGCAATGCAATTAATCTGTTGAGAAATgatattttgttcttttttgcATTGCATTTATGCTTACATTAAAGCTCACCGAAGCCACTCCAAATCCTagtaatatgaaatataaagtcgCAAAACTGTTCGTCAAAATCTTTGCCAAACTTCAATAGCAAAacgtgaatttattatttatttattgtaataatgtcTAAAGCTTTGCGCTCGAGCCTTTCTGCGAGGGTTTTTGGACGTGTCACctaagaaagagaaaaatgtattagttttttctttttaaagtaaaatttaaaattttaattttaattaatattttaaaatttaaaatttaattttatttataagatttgtgataaaaaaagttacgCGTTTTTTTACAGTAgacaaaaagtaatattaataatatatcataaacaTAGTTTTAATTTCCCGGGCAAAGCAGGCTTCGAGTGCAAAGGAGTAATATATtgactaaaattataatattaacttaatagCTCTGCGATGAATGTACACagcgtaaattaatttttcgtgaAGTATATGCTGTCTAATGTTTTTTGGCATTTGTAATACGTTATCATCGAATATATGTTCTATTCGATAGCtataaaaatacgaaagtgttaattttaTTCCTATTAAAAACGTAGCAGTTCTTCCAATCGTAtctttaaatcaaattaaataaaattatttgtgaaattgtaAAAGCTTAACTTTACCTGGCGATTTTAAACATGGCACAATTGTGCTGTACATATGCTATAAGCATCGTTCCAACAGCCGTTATTGTGATACCACCAGCATAATTGGTTATGATAGTATGTActaaaatagcaaaaaaatatgtctCTTCATCAATGAAACAGTTCACTATAATTGGTAGTTGTAGCGGTCGTGATTCATTCCTAGGTAcgattatatcatatatatatgttagagtatataatgtaaaaagtcCCAGTAGACCAATAGTAACCAAcactgaaattatttttatagaaattactTGATGAAGTtcgaaaaatatcattgtttCGAGTTTTATCagaattttacttaattttaattaatttaattttaattttaattaatttcaaaaaagatTAGGAAAGTGTAcgtttaagattttatttcttacacaAAAAATAGATCGTATAAAATCGTGCGTTATTTGCGTATCCacgtattattttcaattcctCTTCAGCCTTTATTATGTTCCAATCATATTGAATTATGTTGAAGATATATTTGATCTACGATCACAAATAAGCAGGTATTCTATTCTGCAAGTTCTTTATAGTATCGTGCactatgattattttttatttgtctaatattattaatttttaatatatcgcgcactttaaaaatttattcgtaatattaGTGGTATTTTTGAATCAGAAGCAgcggaaaaaatattactaaagaaaaaatttcaggtgcatataaaaatgaataaatactTACATTATTGGTAAGTAATATCCATgcgttgtattttataataaaaatacagttGATAATGATAAACGTACACATTTTAACAACAAGATTAATGCTGTACTTTTTTGTGAGAAACGCATTAACCTGAAAACAATAATCTCACTGAACGATTATagcataaaaaagatataaacaaatattaatttatgtaaaacatatattatcatTCATTACATActgtaaataattgttaatcttCCATCgaaaatcacaaatttttatttacataagtaAAATATGCGTGACATAAAACGCTGAATAATACCTGACATAATAAGAAGGATATGAataatgtttgataaaaaattgcttgaaTTATCTTCAAACGTGAATTTTGATAAGGCCACAGACCGAGACATagcaaaagaattttatttaacttatagTATCGTTCCCCAATAAAGTCCATCTTTGGCGAAGGTTGAAATGCGAATGTGAGGACTGACGGTGCAGAGTTGTGCTCCCCCCACCACGCATCACAAGCATAGAGACATTCTTTTTCCGAAATCCATAGCATAATGTTTGGGGTAACAACCGTGGAATAAACAGCAGATGTGAGAAATTTATGAAGGGGAAAGTAAgtgaataaagaatattttcctCAATTTCTATCTTTCTCAATcgtaaaatgaaaagaatacTATCAAAGATaatactgtaaaaataatattatcaaatttggCAATTTAGTGAATTATCATAATGTTTCAACATAAACATCGATATAGAAAGACGAGAATTTTCGCGGATAGCTTAGGTCGCTTCACTGCGATCTAAGCCGATGTTGTAGTAGTATCAcatattacagaaatattttgctagatataatatttgttaattcaAGTCAAAAGAATCAGATCTGATGTAATAATCAAAGGAAGCTCTTGcgaaaataaggaaaatgCAGATTAAGAAATAGATATGTGTATATGATTCATCATAAAATACATaccattttttattcactttatgcaattttaataacatattgtCTCATTGTCATTTCAATTAGACGTTACTCTTTTGATATTCTTTTATGCGAACAGTACCGAAACTCAACTGAGAGCAAGATCAATGTGAGgatcattattttttcctttccGTGATGTCGTATTACGTATTTCAATTCTCTTCCTCTTACATTTCACGTAAAAAGAGACGAATATATATTCTCAAAAGcgaataaatgatataatttaaagaacaaatataattg
This genomic window from Linepithema humile isolate Giens D197 chromosome 5, Lhum_UNIL_v1.0, whole genome shotgun sequence contains:
- the LOC105669403 gene encoding odorant receptor 49b-like isoform X1, producing the protein MNFDGQRYYKVNRFVLEMLGLWPYNNSIYINIYRAFSISVIASSCVTQLAKLQNTVHDLDRLLYNLTYAVPSHIYLLKFISYIINIDKVRDMLERIQHDWNTLEDEKECEIIRYYTIIGMRYTIVFFAASSPLLLCFVFGFYLPGFLDFVHPLNESRSRRLPILAEYYILDEQKHFYPILIHQSLLALLGVTMVLATESLNMVYVHHACGLFEVASYRLKHAFDDVKSSMSDSEKYAIVHARIVEAINIHRRSVEFLDYLVSTFISTYLIVLVLGVIAITINMFRLIEAILVLDDFEELLAAGSFIGGQYGFLFFANYFGQKVTDRSILVFDKAYGVPWYTAPIQIQKLLTFILQRTAKGYVLGIGGVIIASLEGFASVMIIYLCHHKFYKPKSYIFIKQLIKKIIIIIVLMRVV
- the LOC105669403 gene encoding odorant receptor 49b-like isoform X2: MNFDGQRYYKVNRFVLEMLGLWPYNNSIYINIYRAFSISVIASSCVTQLAKLQNTVHDLDRLLYNLTYAVPSHIYLLKFISYIINIDKVRDMLERIQHDWNTLEDEKECEIIRYYTIIGMRYTIVFFAASSPLLLCFVFGFYLPGFLDFVHPLNESRSRRLPILAEYYILDEQKHFYPILIHQSLLALLGVTMVLATESLNMVYVHHACGLFEVASYRLKHAFDDVKSSMSDSEKYAIVHARIVEAINIHRRSVEFLDYLVSTFISTYLIVLVLGVIAITINMFRLIEAILVLDDFEELLAAGSFIGGQYGFLFFANYFGQKVTDRSILVFDKAYGVPWYTAPIQIQKLLTFILQRTAKGYVLGIGGVIIASLEGFASMASMTLSYLTVIYSVR
- the LOC105669402 gene encoding odorant receptor 9a-like; its protein translation is MLWISEKECLYACDAWWGEHNSAPSVLTFAFQPSPKMDFIGERYYKLNKILLLCLGLWPYQNSRLKIIQAIFYQTLFISFLLCQVNAFLTKKYSINLVVKMCTFIIINCIFIIKYNAWILLTNNIKYIFNIIQYDWNIIKAEEELKIIRGYANNARFYTIYFLLLVTIGLLGLFTLYTLTYIYDIIVPRNESRPLQLPIIVNCFIDEETYFFAILVHTIITNYAGGITITAVGTMLIAYVQHNCAMFKIASYRIEHIFDDNVLQMPKNIRQHILHEKLIYAVYIHRRAINLAKILTNSFATLYFILLGFGVASVSFNFLYATTVLNNVIELLISVGIIFVQLYYLFLGNYVGQNIIDASLDIHQITYNTQWHVAPLWMQKLMLFIMQRSNKKSALTAGGLFDASLEGFATLMSMAMSYFMVLHSVQIQE